From one Rosa rugosa chromosome 4, drRosRugo1.1, whole genome shotgun sequence genomic stretch:
- the LOC133744551 gene encoding uncharacterized protein LOC133744551: MQYPLLLPYGTYGWDINSHDENGRPMSCCDYYAYMLQMRPGDENPLLRGGRLLQQWLRSNQDTIRKEFYQGLQDSFIAGENNAGNVGHRTILPSSFVGSPRDMYQRYQDAMALVQKYGRPDLFITMTCNPNWEEIKSELLPGQTSQDRPDLEVRVFRSKLEQLKEDIITEGVLGRVITHAFVVEFQKRGLPHVHMLIMLDENDKLNNPEDYDRIVRVEIPDKDEEPQLYDLGLKHMIHGSCMKNGRCNKSYPKSFANFTVQGNDAYSIYQRRASRLPVPLRRSGDTMVDNSWVVPYNTWLLLRYDCHINVEICGSIKSVKYLYKYVYKGPDRVAVEVQSDLEFDEIRQFVDARWVCAPEALWRIFKFVTNRIYPTVDRLQIHLPNMQQIRFDANETVEDILADEHAQKSMLIEYFTMNRMDLEARR; this comes from the exons ATGCAGTATCCTTTGTTATTACCTTATGGAACATATGGGTGGGATATTAATAGTCATGATGAGAATGGAAGACCTATGTCATGTTGCGACTATTATGCATATATGTTACAG ATGCGCCCAGGTGATGAAAATCCTCTACTTCGAGGTGGACGGCTCTTACAACA ATGGCTTCGCAGTAACCAAGATACAATTCGGAAAGAATTTTATCAAGGACTTCAAGACTCTTTTATTGCTGGGGAAAACAATGCCG GTAACGTCGGTCATAGGACAATTCTGCCATCATCATTTGTTGGAAGTCCACGTGATATGTACCAACGGTACCAAGATGCGATGGCTTTGGTTCAAAAGTATGGCAGACCAGATTTGTTTATCACTATGACGTGTAACCCGAATTGGGAAGAAATTAAAAGTGAGCTACTCCCTGGACAAACATCACAAGATCGTCCAGATTTAGAGGTCAGGGTATTTCGTTCAAAACTTGAGCAACTAAAAGAAGACATCATCACCGAAGGGGTATTGGGAAGAGTTATTACTCATGCTTTCGTCGTTGAATTTCAGAAACGGGGCCTACCACATGTACACATGCTGATCATGTTGGATGAAAATGATAAGCTTAATAACCCTGAAGATTATGACCGCATTGTTAGAGTAGAAATACCAGATAAAGATGAAGAGCCTCAACTTTATGATCTGGGGTTGAAACATATGATTCACGGTTCATGTATGAAAAATGGGAGATGCAATAAAAGTTATCCAAAATCATTTGCAAATTTCACTGTGCAAGGAAACGATGCATATTCTATATATCAAAGACGAGCAAGTCGCTTACCAGTCCCTCTACGTAGATCTGGAGACACAATGGTAGATAATAGTTGGGTTGTTCCTTATAACACGTGGTTATTGCTACGGTATGATTGTCACATCAATGTTGAAATATGTGGGAGCATAAAGAGTGTCAAATACTTATATAAGTATGTCTACAAAGGTCCTGATAGAGTTGCAGTTGAAGTGCAATCTGACCTGGAGTTCGATGAAATAAGACAATTTGTCGATGCAAGGTGGGTTTGTGCACCAGAGGCTTTATGGAGGATATTTAAATTTGTAACTAACAGAATATATCCAACAGTCGACAGATTACAAATACATCTTCCAAACATGCAACAAATCAGATTCGATGCAAATGAGACTGTAGAAGACATTCTAGCAGATGAGCATGCACAGAAATCTATGCTTATTGAATATTTCACCATGAACCGTATGGATCTGGAAGCAAGACGAtga
- the LOC133744550 gene encoding LOW QUALITY PROTEIN: uncharacterized protein LOC133744550 (The sequence of the model RefSeq protein was modified relative to this genomic sequence to represent the inferred CDS: deleted 2 bases in 1 codon; substituted 1 base at 1 genomic stop codon): MNNYKVIGRIYSVSPSECEKSYLRVLLNHIRGPRSFRDLLTINRVLQTTFKEAAEKRGLLEDDNSIRQCLLEASAIRMPSALRRLFVTILVYSQPTGVRRLWDEFYPFMIEDSSSSSDIVDISVRNRLLRDLNRMLEQYNKGTGEFDLPEMTSEPEDSLGILRCIEDEISINIPQEDIDAIDHLNNDQMIAFNTIMATVEGRESALFFINGPGGTGKTYLYRALLVKLRRMNHIVLTTASSRIATNLLPGGRTTHSRFKIPLNVDAVDAPSMCSISKQSTLARLIQDFTAIIWNEAPMTHRHVFEALDQTFRDIMDVELPFGGKIMIFGEDFRQVLPVIPKGTKSELIQASIVKATFWAQTKILRQNMRSINDHQFAEFLLRVGVGDGSEQVINNEMMRLSXCMVVPWESDQSINQIIDEVFPNLGDHVNDARYMVDRALITPINDDVDVLNEKIINMFLGEEITLYSFDFVEDDMRNLYQPEFLNSITVGGLPPHKLTLKVGAPIMLLRNIDPKLGLCNGTRLLCRGSYQNLIDAEILTRQFAGTRVFLPRIHLKSAENAGLPFQLTRKQFPVKLSFSLTINKSQGQTIPHVGVYLLDHVFSHGQLYVALSRGVSKSTTKVLVKKGSIVGEDGVFTKNVVFKEVLLHSNTNDRSSS; this comes from the exons ATGAACAACTATAAGGTAATTGGGAGAATATACAGTGTTTCACCCTCCGAATGTGAGAAATCTTACCTACGTGTCCTTCTCAATCATATAAGAGGACCGAGATCATTTCGTGATTTGCTTACTATTAATAGAGTTCTGCAAACTACTTTTAAGGAAGCGGCAGAGAAACGAGGTTTGCTGGAAGATGACAATAGCATCCGACAATGTCTGTTAGAGGCCTCTGCAATTAGAATGCCATCAGCTTTGAGAAGATTATTCGTCACAATTTTGGTGTATAGTCAACCAACTGGTGTTCGAAGATTGTGGGATGAATTTTATCCTTTCATGATTgaagattcttcttcttcaagtgaTATTGTCGATATTTCTGTCAGAAACAGGCTACTTCGAGATCTAAACAGAATGCTAGAACAATATAATAAGGGCACTGGAGAATTTGATCTGCCTGAAATGACAAGTGAGCCAGAAGATAGTCTAGGAATACTGAGATGTATTGAAGacgaaatttctataaatatcccGCAAGAAGATATTGATGCAATTGACCACCTTAACAACGACCAAATGATTGCATTCAACACCATAATGGCCACAGTTGAGGGAAGAGAAAGTGCATTATTTTTTATCAATGGTCCTGGAGGTACTGGGAAGACGTACTTATATCGTGCATTGCTAGTAAAGTTGAGAAGAATGAATCATATAGTCTTAACCACAGCATCATCTAGAATTGCTACAAATTTATTGCCTGGCGGGAGGACAACTCACTCTAGATTCAAGATTCCACTCAATGTAGATGCA GTAGATGCACCATCCATGTGTTCCATAAGTAAACAGTCTACTCTAGCACGACTGATACAAGATTTCACTGCAATTATTTGGAATGAGGCACCTATGACACATCGACATGTGTTTGAAGCACTTGATCAAACATTTCGAGATATAATGGATGTCGAATTACCGTTTGGTGGAAAGATAATGATTTTTGGGGAAGATTTTCGTCAAGTTCTCCCTGTTATTCCTAAAGGAACAAAGTCTGAACTCATTCAAGCCTCCATTGTGAAAGCAACATTTTGGGCACAAACAAAGATATTGAGACAGAATATGAGATCCATAAATGACCACCAATTTGCAGAATTTCTACTTCGTGTTGGCGTTGGCGATGGGAGTGAACAAGTCATTAACAACGAAATGATGAGATTATCATAATGCATGGTGGTTCCATGGGAAAGTGACCAATCTATCAATCAAATTATTGATGAAGTTTTCCCCAATTTGGGTGATCATGTAAATGATGCAAGATACATGGTGGACAGAGCATTGATTACTCCTATAAACGATGATGTGGACGTGTTGAATGAAAAGATAATCAATATGTTTCTAGGTGAAGAAATTACATTGTACTCATTTGACTTTGTTGAAGATGACATGAGAAATTTGTACCAACCAGAGTTTCTGAACTCAATAACCGTAGGTGGGTTGCCACCCCACAAGTTAACTTTGAAAGTAGGTGCTCCAATCATGCTTTTAAGGAATATTGACCCTAAATTGGGATTGTGTAACGGTACTAGATTGTTGTGTCGTGGTTCGTACCAAAATCTGATTGATGCTGAGATACTAACAAGACAGTTTGCTGGGACTAGAGTTTTTCTACCTAGAATTCATTTGAAAAGTGCAGAAAATGCTGGGCTACCATTTCAACTAACAAGAAAGCAATTTCCAGTCAAACTGAGCTTCTCTTTGACCATAAACAAATCCCAAGGTCAGACTATCCCACATGTAGGTGTTTATCTCTTAGATCATGTTTTTAGTCATGGACAATTATATGTTGCATTGTCGAGAGGAGTATCAAAGTCAACCACAAAAGTTCTGGTTAAAAAAGGATCCATAGTTGGTGAAGATGGCGTATTTACGAAGAATGTGGTATTTAAAGAAGTTTTGCTTCATTCAAACACAAATGATCGATCATCTTCATAG